A part of Rhopalosiphum maidis isolate BTI-1 chromosome 3, ASM367621v3, whole genome shotgun sequence genomic DNA contains:
- the LOC113557999 gene encoding short transient receptor potential channel 6-like, producing MSEQLYSFTDELTPQDQQFFELVKSCNLPEIEKHLKTNSVNINMKFQGDTPLNLAIQNQCEPLVDLILQQKDVKIGDSMLLAITYDNLKLLDRLLEFQEANGRGKSRGNAGGRKRIASDTNGSDAADGDDDDNSDSEEFPRFMTPLLLATQCGLYETVEYLLNRGHTLDKPHPPRCTCDERCAAAAIRGEVVTDGCERLNAYWAISNPTFICTTSTSADPVLRCFQLHDELLQCGSEEQVYKAAYTSMAEQLKQFAVDILVNCRTSDEVKIMLRNRDGCKFRGQFPYPRLITAMDHKQKKFVAHTNIQQVLEMAWLGDWIEWKSYSVARKLAYLLWRFCMLPVMVILGMFAPDSKLNQANRLPINRMFNSLVAYLVFLVLLFVHSNADKLLARRGAPRFHTWFPIVVFVLGHVVEKLKLRLQQGSERFFRNLWNVFDTVKLMLFTVSFMCWALTGALVGRVSENLDRKYWHWADPQLVAEALFAVATVMAYMRLLFLCQLNYDIGPMQVSLGKVLYDFAKFATFLVIIMAAFTCGLGTYYAYYTGMVYKNPETGETARQEDSFVTVADTFKTLFWGIFCMTSLDAPNVVVGNTVAATGGVDAATQSHQFTQLMGYGLFAVFEVLMVIVMMNMLIAAMSDTFQRVADNAEYEWLFGRTQVYVSYMLQDDMPPPFNLLPTAGWLIGAKRFVSKSDGYAHLLSDGWRGDSRQSKQDATEFRELMAEIIKRYFMYRTHVN from the exons ATGTCCGAGCAGTTGTATTCGTTTACCGACGAGTTGACGCCGCAGGATCAACAGTTTTTTGAGTTAGTGAAGAGCTGCAACTTACCAGAAATcgaaaagcatttaaaaactaatagcgtaaatatcaatatgaaGTTTCAGGGAGACACACCGTTGAATCTGGCCATACAGAACCAATGCGAACCACTAGTAGATTTGATTCTTCAACAAAAAG ACGTGAAAATCGGCGATTCGATGCTGTTGGCGATCACGTACGACAACCTAAAGCTGCTGGACCGTCTGCTGGAATTCCAGGAGGCCAACGGCAGAGGCAAAAGCCGGGGCAATGCGGGCGGCCGGAAAAGAATAGCGTCGGACACCAACGGAAGCGATGCGGCggacggcgacgacgacgacaacagCGATTCGGAAGAATTCCCGCGGTTCATGACGCCACTGCTATTGGCCACGCAATGCGGCTTGTACGAGACGGTCGAGTACTTGCTGAACCGCGGCCACACGCTGGACAAGCCGCACCCGCCGCGATGCACGTGCGACGAGCGGTGCGCGGCTGCGGCCATCCGCGGCGAGGTGGTCACCGACGGCTGCGAGCGGTTGAACGCGTACTGGGCCATCAGCAACCCGACGTTCATATGCACCACGTCCACCAGCGCCGACCCGGTGCTCAGGTGTTTCCAGTTGCACGACGAACTGTTGCAGTGCGGGTCCGAGGAACAGGTGTACAAGGCCGCGTACACGTCCATGGCCGAACAG CTAAAACAGTTTGCGGTGGATATATTAGTAAACTGTAGGACATCGGACGAAGTAAAAATCATGTTGCGAAATCGGGATGGATGCAAGTTCAGAGGACAGTTTCCGTACCCGAGACTGATCACAGCCATGGAccacaaacaaaaaaagttcGTGGCGCACACCAACATCCAACAGGTGTTGGAGATGGCGTGGCTGGGCGATTGGATCGAGTGGAAGTCGTATTCGGTGGCACGGAAATTGGCATACTTGCTATGGCGGTTCTGCATGCTGCCGGTTATGGTGATTCTGGGAATGTTTGCGCCCGACTCGAAACTAAACCAGGCCAACCGGTTGCCGATCAACCGGATGTTTAATAGTCTGGTCGCATACCTAGTGTTTTTGGTTCTGCTTTTCGTCCACTCGAACGCCGACAAGTTATTGGCGCGGAGGGGTGCGCCTAGGTTCCACACGTGGTTCCCAATCGTCGTATTTGTGCTCGGCCACGTGGTCGAGAAGTTGAAGCTGCGGCTTCAGCAGGGTTCGGAGCGTTTTTTCAGGAACCTGTGGAACGTGTTCGACACGGTCAAGCTTATGCTGTTTACGGTGTCGTTCATGTGCTGGGCGCTGACTGGCGCCCTGGTCGGCCGAGTGTCCGAAAACCTGGACCGCAAGTACTGGCACTGGGCCGACCCACAGCTGGTGGCTGAGGCTTTGTTCGCCGTGGCCACAGTCATGGCGTACATGCGACTATTGTTCTTGTGCCAGCTAAACTATGACATCGGGCCCATGCAGGTGTCCTTGGGCAAAGTGCTGTACGACTTCGCCAAGTTCGCCACGTTCCTGGTCATCATTATGGCGGCGTTCACGTGCGGCCTGGGCACGTACTACGCCTACTACACGGGCATGGTATATAAGAACCCGGAAACGGGTGAGACAGCCCGGCAAGAGGACTCGTTCGTCACCGTCGCTGACACGTTCAAGACGTTGTTCTGGGGCATATTCTGTATGACGTCGCTGGACGCGCCTAACGTGGTGGTCGGAAACACGGTGGCGGCCACCGGCGGCGTCGACGCGGCCACGCAGTCGCACCAATTCACTCAGCTGATGGGTTACGGTTTGTTCGCCGTTTTCGAGGTGCTCATGGTTATCGTCATGATGAACATGCTGATAGCCGCCATGTCGGACACGTTCCAGCGGGTGGCCGACAACGCCGAGTACGAGTGGCTGTTCGGCCGGACCCAGGTGTACGTTAGTTACATGTTGCAGGATGACATGCCGCCACCATTCAACCTGTTGCCCACCGCCGGCTGGCTAATCGGTGCCAAGCGGTTCGTATCCAAGTCCGATGGCTATGCCCACTTGTTGAGCGACGGGTGGAGAGGTGACAGCCGCCAATCAAAACAAGACGCTACCGAGTTTCGGGAACTCATGGCCGAAATCATCAAGCGGTATTTCATGTACAGAACACACGTCAACTGA